The proteins below are encoded in one region of Telopea speciosissima isolate NSW1024214 ecotype Mountain lineage chromosome 10, Tspe_v1, whole genome shotgun sequence:
- the LOC122641717 gene encoding pentatricopeptide repeat-containing protein At5g27110, whose product MDTETLISVLKTCITSKSLKQGMILHQKIITFGLRNNISLCKHLINLYFSCHLFESARRVFQTIENPLDISLWNGFMAAYTRNQMHSEALELFERLQLFPYLKPDNYTYPSALKACSGLARLEIGKKIHTHVIKTGCESDVVVASSLVGMYAKCNLFHSAIHLFNEMPERDVACWNTLISYYYQNGQSEKALELFEKMKSSAFQPDSVTFTTVFSACARLLDLERGRAIHGELTRMGFKLDGYVSSALVDMYGKCGCLEMAREVFEQIPNKSVVSWNSMIAGYSLNGNSYACLELFKRMGEEGVKPTSTTLSSLLIACSRSSQLQKGKFIHGYIIRNMVECDVFVNSSLIDLYFKCGSVFSAEYAFKKIPKTNVVSWNVMISGYVMVGNYFEALRIFYDMKIAGVRPDPITFTSVLPACSQLAALEQGREIHNYIIENEFELNEVVMGALLDMYAKCGAVDEACQVFDQLPVRDFVSWTSMITAYGSHGQAVEALELFHKMLQSNAKPDRVTFLAVLSACSHAGLVDEGCFYFDQMTTDYGIKPMLEHYSCLIDLLGRAGRLREAYRILQNTPTVRGDVGLLSTLFSACNMHKDLNLGEEIASFLIEKVPDDPSTYIVLSNMYASVGKWENVRKLRLKMKELGLKKNPGCSWIEVDKIIYPFFVEDKSHPQAEMLFNCLANLARHMEKNELIIS is encoded by the coding sequence ATGGACACGGAAACGTTAATATCTGTCCTGAAAACATGCATCACTTCGAAGTCACTGAAACAAGGCATGATTCTCCACCAAAAGATAATCACTTTTGGCCTCCGAAACAATATCTCTTTGTGCAAACATCTCATCAACCTCTACTTCTCTTGCCATTTATTTGAATCTGCACGCCGAGTTTTCCAAACTATAGAAAACCCATTAGACATTTCTCTATGGAATGGCTTCATGGCAGCTTACACTAGGAATCAAATGCACAGTGAAGCTCTTGAGCTTTTTGAGAGGTTGCAGCTCTTCCCTTATCTCAAACCCGACAATTACACTTACCCAAGTGCTCTGAAGGCTTGCAGTGGATTGGCAAGACTTGAGATAGGGAAAAAGATTCATACCCATGTGATCAAAACTGGTTGTGAATCTGATGTTGTTGTTGCAAGCTCCTTGGTGGGTATGTACGCAAAATGCAACTTGTTTCACTCAGCGATTCATCTGTTCAATGAAATGCCTGAAAGAGATGTAGCCTGTTGGAATACTCTGATTTCTTATTATTATCAAAATGGGCAATCTGAGAAAGCTCTGGAATTGTTTGAAAAGATGAAGAGTTCTGCTTTCCAGCCTGATTCAGTAACATTCACAACTGTTTTCTCTGCGTGTGCAAGGCTTCTAGATTTGGAAAGAGGGAGGGCAATTCATGGGGAACTGACAAGAATGGGTTTCAAACTGGATGGATATGTTAGTTCTGCTCTTGTGGACATGTACGGAAAATGTGGTTGTCTAGAAATGGCTAGAGAGGTCTTCGAACAGATTCCAAACAAAAGTGTGGTCTCTTGGAACTCGATGATTGCGGGATACAGTCTAAATGGTAATAGTTATGCTTGCCTCGAACTTTTTAAGAGAATGGGTGAGGAAGGTGTGAAACCCACTTCAACTACTTTAAGTAGCTTGTTAATAGCTTGTTCTAGATCTTCCCAGCTACAAAAGGGAAAGTTCATTCATGGATATATAATTAGAAATATGGTAGAATGTGATGTCTTCGTTAACAGCTCACTTATTGATCTTTATTTCAAATGTGGAAGTGTTTTTTCAGCTGAGTATGCATTCAAGAAGATACCCAAGACAAATGTAGTTTCTTGGAATGTGATGATCTCAGGATATGTGATGGTTGGAAATTATTTCGAGGCGCTTAGAATCTTCTATGATATGAAAATTGCTGGTGTGAGACCGGATCCCATTACATTCACTAGTGTTTTACCTGCTTGTTCACAGCTTGCTGCTTTAGAACAGGGGAGGGAGATCCACAATTACATCATCGAAAATGAGTTTGAATTGAATGAAGTGGTCATGGGTGCTCTCCTTGACATGTACGCAAAATGCGGGGCCGTGGATGAAGCATGCCAAGTCTTTGATCAGTTACCAGTGAGAGATTTTGTATCATGGACTTCCATGATAACTGCTTATGGGTCTCATGGTCAAGCGGTAGAAGCATTGGAGCTTTTTCATAAGATGCTGCAATCCAATGCAAAACCAGACAGAGTTACCTTCCTTGCTGTATTATCAGCATGTAGCCATGCGGGATTGGTAGATGAGGGATGTTTTTATTTCGATCAAATGACAACTGACTATGGGATTAAACCCATGTTGGAACATTACTCATGCTTAATTGATCTCCTTGGACGTGCTGGAAGATTGCGTGAAGCTTACAGAATCCTTCAGAATACACCAACAGTACGAGGAGATGTTGGATTACTTAGTACATTGTTTTCTGCATGTAACATGcataaggatttaaatttagGAGAAGAGATTGCAAGCTTTCTCATTGAGAAGGTTCCTGATGATCCATCAACATACATAGTTCTATCCAACATGTATGCTTCCGtaggaaaatgggaaaatgtaCGCAAGTTGAGGTTAAAAATGAAAGAGTTAGGTTTGAAGAAGAACCCAGGCTGTAGCTGGATTGAGGTTGACAAGATTATCTATCCCTTCTTTGTTGAAGATAAATCACATCCACAGGCAGAGATGCTATTCAATTGTCTAGCAAATCTTGCCAGACACATGGAGAAGAATGAGTTAATAATATCTTAG
- the LOC122644181 gene encoding serine/threonine-protein kinase tricornered-like, whose translation MDSARSWFNKFQPRDKLRSSTRKKEGTDNGKDASKPPTSEEAPSNVTKQKVAAAKQYIENHYKEQMKNLQERKERRNILEKTLADAEVSEEEQSNLLKHLEKKETEYMRLQRHKMGVDDFELLTMIGKGAFGEVRVCREKSTRHVYAMKKLKKSEMLRRGQVEHVKAERNLLAEVDSNCIVKLYCSFQDDEFLYLIMEYLPGGDMMTLLMRKDILTEDEARFYVGETVLAIESIHKHNYIHRDIKPDNLLLDRYGHMKLSDFGLCKPLDCSTLHENDFSMGLSRNASQTDNRPAAPKRTQQEQLQHWQRNRRMLAYSTVGTPDYIAPEVLLKKGYGMECDWWSLGAIMYEMLVGYPPFYSDEPMSTCRKIVNWRNHLKFPEEAKLSPEATDLINKLLCNVDQRLGTKGADEIKDHPWFEGLQWDRLHQMEAAFIPEVNDELDTQNFEKFEESDNQNQTSSKSGPWRRMLSSKDVNFVGYTYKNFEIVSDHEVPGIAELKKKTTKIKRPSIKSLFDDESTKQPVQGSFLKLLPPQLEVSQNQSESP comes from the exons ATGGATTCAGCTAGGAGTTGGTTCAACAAGTTTCAACCTCGCGACAAATTAAGGTCTTcaacaagaaagaaggaagggacTGATAATGGAAAAGATGCATCAAAGCCACCCACAAGTGAAGAAGCACCTTCGAATGTAACAAAGCAGAAGGTTGCAGCAGCAAAGCAGTATATAGAAAACCATTACAAGGAGCAGATGAAGAACCTACAGGAGAGGAAAGAGCG ACGCAATATACTGGAGAAAACATTGGCTGATGCTGAGGTGTCTGAGGAAGAGCAAAGCAACCTACTAAAGCacttagagaagaaggaaaccgAGTACATGCGCCTTCAGAGGCATAAAATGGGTGTTGATGATTTTGAGTTACTGACTATGATAGGAAAGGGTGCATTCGGGGAg GTCAGAGTCTGTAGGGAGAAATCAACAAGACATGTTTATGCAATGAAAAAGCTAAAGAAGTCAGAGATGCTTCGTAGAGGCCAG GTTGAACATGTTAAGGCTGAACGAAATCTACTTGCGGAGGTTGATAGCAATTGCATTGTGAAACTTTATTGTTCTTTCCAAGATGACGAGTTTTTGTACCTCATAATGGAATATCTACCTGGTGGAGATATGATGACATTACTTATGAGGAAGGATATCTTGACTGAAGATGAGGCTAGATTTTATGTAGGAGAAACAGTTTTGGCAATTGAGTCTATCCATAAACATAATTACATCCATAG AGATATCAAGCCTGATAATTTGTTGCTCGATAGATATGGTCACATGAAGCTGTCAGACTTTGGGCTATGTAAGCCATTAGACTGCAGTACTCTGCATGAAAACGACTTTTCTATGGGACTTAGTCGTAATGCGTCACAGACTGATAATCGGCCTGCTGCACCGAAGCGCACGCAACAGGAGCAACTACAACATTGGCAGAGGAACAGAAGAATGCTA GCATATTCTACTGTTGGTACACCTGACTATATTGCTCCAGAAGTTTTACTGAAGAAGGGTTATGGAATGGAATGTGATTG GTGGTCACTTGGAGCTATCATGTATGAAATGCTTGTGGGATATCCTCCATTTTATTCTGATGAACCTATGTCAACATGTCGGAAG ATTGTGAATTGGagaaatcatttaaaatttccTGAGGAGGCAAAGCTATCCCCAGAAGCTACAGACCTCATCAATAAACTTTTATGTAATGTTGACCAGAGGCTTGGAACAAAGGGCGCAGATGAAATAAAG GATCACCCATGGTTTGAAGGTCTTCAGTGGGACAGACTACATCAAATGGAAGCTGCATTTATTCCAGAGGTCAATGACGAGTTGGATACTCAAAACTTTGAGAAGTTTGAAGAG TCTGATAACCAGAATCAAACTTCATCAAAGTCAGGCCCATGGAGAAGG ATGCTCTCATCAAAGGATGTCAATTTTGTTGGCTACACATATAAGAACTTTGAAATTGTCAGTGATCATGAAGTTCCTGGGATTG CTGAACTTAAGAAGAAGACCACAAAAATCAAGAGACCATCTATCAAATCCCTCTTCG ATGATGAGTCTACTAAGCAGCCTGTACAGGGAAGCTTTTTAAAGCTCTTACCTCCACAGCTGGAAGTCTCTCAAAACCAAAGTGAGTCTCCATGA